A genome region from Candidatus Obscuribacterales bacterium includes the following:
- a CDS encoding FtsW/RodA/SpoVE family cell cycle protein yields the protein MLSGIGQGQSAMVNILHYAIPVFDPSVKDWAIEARILRWLTFLWLMVGLIVLFSASYVVAEAETGNGLYYFRTQLIWIFIGLIGFNFLTHSPLRYMLGITDWLVLLCLGLILMTHIPGLGFTVNGATRWLVIGPLSIQPSELIKPALVLQSARIFGQWDRLSWATRLGWVGVFGLVLCSILTQPNLSTAALCGMVVWMIALASGLPYTYLLGSAGGGLGLALISLASNPYQRQRVISFLDPWADPTQHGYQLVQSLMAIGSGGIWGTGFGLSQQKLFYLPIQYTDFIFSVYAEEFGLVGGLLLLLLLLTYATVGLRVAVKAQRPVHRLVAIGIVALLVGQALLNIGVATGALPTTGLPFPMFSYGGSSMLSSLVSAGLLVRVAREGHDRKVVAMPVAG from the coding sequence ATGTTGAGTGGGATAGGACAAGGTCAATCTGCCATGGTGAATATTCTGCACTATGCCATCCCCGTGTTTGATCCATCGGTCAAAGATTGGGCGATCGAGGCGCGCATTCTGCGATGGCTGACGTTTTTGTGGCTGATGGTGGGGCTGATCGTTCTCTTTTCTGCTTCTTATGTGGTGGCAGAGGCCGAGACGGGCAATGGTCTTTACTATTTCAGAACTCAGCTCATTTGGATTTTTATTGGATTGATTGGGTTTAATTTTCTGACCCACTCGCCGCTGCGATACATGCTGGGGATTACAGACTGGCTGGTTCTGCTATGTCTAGGGCTGATTTTGATGACCCATATTCCAGGACTGGGTTTTACGGTGAATGGCGCAACGCGCTGGTTGGTGATTGGCCCCCTCTCGATTCAGCCCTCAGAATTAATTAAGCCAGCTCTGGTGCTGCAAAGTGCGCGGATTTTTGGGCAATGGGATCGGCTGAGTTGGGCTACTCGGCTGGGTTGGGTTGGGGTTTTTGGTCTGGTTCTATGCAGTATTCTCACCCAGCCCAACCTCAGTACAGCAGCGCTTTGCGGCATGGTTGTGTGGATGATCGCTCTGGCGTCTGGGTTGCCCTATACCTACCTGCTTGGGTCGGCTGGTGGCGGCTTGGGCTTAGCGCTGATTAGCTTAGCCTCAAATCCCTACCAGCGGCAGCGGGTGATCTCATTTTTAGATCCCTGGGCAGACCCTACCCAGCATGGTTATCAACTGGTGCAAAGTTTGATGGCCATCGGGTCAGGTGGGATCTGGGGGACTGGATTTGGCCTATCTCAGCAAAAGTTGTTCTACTTGCCCATTCAATACACCGACTTCATTTTCTCCGTGTATGCGGAAGAATTTGGTCTGGTGGGTGGTTTACTGCTGCTGCTGCTGTTGTTGACCTACGCCACCGTAGGACTACGGGTTGCCGTCAAGGCCCAGCGTCCGGTTCATCGATTGGTGGCGATCGGCATTGTGGCATTGCTGGTAGGGCAGGCGTTGTTGAATATTGGCGTAGCCACGGGCGCATTGCCAACCACGGGGCTACCCTTCCCGATGTTTAGCTATGGGGGCAGCTCCATGTTGTCTAGCCTGGTGTCGGCGGGGCTGCTGGTGCGCGTGGCGCGGGAAGGGCATGATCGTAAGGTGGTGGCTATGCCGGTAGCGGGCTGA
- a CDS encoding phycobilisome linker polypeptide, which produces MRMFKVTACVPSQTRIRTQRELQNTYFTKLVAYDNWFREQQRIMKMGGKIIKVELATGKPGMNTGLA; this is translated from the coding sequence ATGCGAATGTTTAAAGTTACAGCCTGTGTGCCTAGCCAAACTCGAATCCGCACTCAGCGCGAATTACAGAACACCTACTTCACGAAACTAGTTGCCTACGATAACTGGTTCCGGGAGCAACAACGCATCATGAAAATGGGTGGCAAAATTATTAAGGTTGAGCTGGCTACTGGCAAGCCTGGCATGAACACCGGCCTCGCCTAA